The Solanum lycopersicum chromosome 2, SLM_r2.1 DNA window AGTCCAAGAAAAGGCTACCAAATAAGACAACTCGCACACAAAGGAAGAAATGGAAGTCCCATTAACATGTAGATGAAAATCAGTGGCCagagatagtaaaagaagaGTAATTGTAAACCTAAGAAATCTAATACAAGAACTAACACAAAGTGCATTAAAAAGAGAATCCTAGTAATCTGATTAACAAAATCCCTAAAGACCCTAGTTTTGTCTTCTCTTCATTTTCTAAAGTCACAATCAATGAAATATCTGCATGCTCAATCCATTAAGATACCTTACAATAAATCTTGAACTAACTATATagcataaaaatcaaatcttttctCATTCTTCTCCTTACAAAAAACAGCTTCTAACACCCAATATCAAGAAAAGAAGTATTATTAcagattttcttttgtttcttgttTCTATCTATAAAAACAGTAcctttattcaattttttcccaaaacataaaaaaccctaaaacccgaaacccaccaaaaaaaaaaggaaattaaagatttagggtttatggtagaCCTTGAGTAAGAAGCCTATTGACAGCTTCATTGGGGTCCATATTACATTCTTTGAGCATAGCATAGATCTCAGGTTCAGGACAGTTAACTATCTCCTTTAAGCTTTGTACCATCTTTCTTGACCCTGCGGGTATCGATTGTACCCCAACTCCACCATTGTTTCTGCTACTCATCTTTGAAGAAGACAACtctttttctctaaaaaaaaagagaggaaaaaaacaagaaagacccacaaaatattttcttgtttcaGATCTGTTATAGTTTAGGGTTTTTTGGGTCTCCTCAACTCTGTATATTTATCTCAgttttattatgaaaaataacGCACAGAATGAAGGGGTTTTTGCTTTTGCTGCTGctgcttctcttcttcttcctctctgTGGGTTTGGGCTTCTCTTCTAATataaatgtttctttttttacttttcatgtTTTTTCGAAAATCTccgttaaattatttttaaaagacttttgactcgaataaaaaataaattttaaaaaaaatatagtaataaaaaaaataatttgcaaaaagaaaaaaaggaagaatagtatcaataataaataatatacctaaaatattaaataagaacaATATTCTATTGATGGACTTATAATAAGTGGAATCATGTCCTTTTTTTTGTGgtacattttattttactacgtgcatgatttatttttattttttgtcaacatgcatatatatatataactaggTCAAATGATACACAATTGCacatatgaatatgatgtacaAATAAGTTTGGAGTTTGAAATTGAAGTATTCAACTTCATTTTTTGATTTAGATTTGTGTTGTATATATCCTTATTTGAGGAAAACTATTTttgattatgaaatttttaatatttaatgatcGAACGTAAAATCTctgattaaagaaataataatttcattcgcaacgtcatatttttttttatgatgaagAATTCAACCTCATAAAGTTtctttatgataaaaataatttatatttctcATTTTTGCTTTTAACGTCTAGTAATacaaataaacaatataaataaataattattctttacaaattatatgataatatgaCTAAATTGGATAAGacaatataatagaaatatcTCTTTAAAAggttaaattattttactatCGTGTAAAACTTTATTACGTTTGGAGAAGTcttgaaaatgatattttatattttttaaaactttaatattttaaaaaagtggaATGATATACAattcttttttatcttattttaatttaaacattACCTCTTTAGTTTTAATCTTCGGGATTTTCCACTTTGCAAATTTTAGTGTGTCCATagtcttgataaaaaaaaatactaataatcaagatatttgaaaatcgatcgaaataagttagaaatttaattattttatttcttaaatctttttatcgaatatttttaaaaattagtgagATTGTCACTCTTAAATAGGTCGATTCAAATTTAGTCAGAATTTTAATgcaaacttgaaaaaaataaaagagaatacATGAtactatttgtttgattttgtaCTATTTCAGATCgagttttttcaaattttgattgtGAAGAAATATAACtcaattcaaatcaaattaaatttgatttgatttgatttttttctttttcgtttaATTATTTGGTTTAACCAATAACTAAAAACATAATCAGTAATTAGAAtctcttaaatatattttctaatataaatcaGAAGTAAAATGTTAATGCACAAACacttaaaaatatgttaattataaATGTTTAAACATTAGAAAAACTCATAatgaaaaacattaattaataatgaaCAAGTTAAAATTCAACtcaatctaatttaattttttaatttaatccaAAAATAATGTATACCTAAGTAATAGAAGTAAATTGTTGGATAGCCGCGTTTTCTTAtggattttaaattatatttggaTACCCTAAAATATACTTCACGCTCTGTAGAAGCACGTGATATTAAGTGGCCCAACTAAGGGTTTTGAGTCCTTTAAATTACGTTACGTGTAATTCACGCGCCTAGTGGTGAGAGTATTGAAATCGAATTGCCAAAAAGATGTTTATCcataatgttttttaaaaattaaaagtcagTGATTGGTTAACCCAAATTTCCAATTTTTGGTAAAGAAGATGACGTGTCGGGTAAATGGGCCAGTGGGCCCACTAGAAAGTAGAGTTTCCATTTTGGGCTCTGAATTTTGACTAGTGTCTAACATATATAATGGGCCTATACAAAAATGTTAAGCACTTGGACAAACCTGCACatgatatttcttttgtttttttgtttggtgtttgatattcatattagagtttgattaattttagattcgtattaaaaagttatatagagagaaataaaattaagacGTTTTGATTAAGAATGAGTGAGTACTTACTACTCTACCACTAATTGAATTTAACATGTTTAGGATGTAGTAGTACTTGTTATTTTCCTACTTTGATTATcatatactccctccgtccaatATTGTTtattctcaattttatttttaaagttaaactatactttgattaacattttaaaatgtattttttttaaatcatattaatatgacaaaaaattataatttattagtacttttcatatagttttagaatatttaatttttttgtttaaaatatcaaattaatgtgatctaatttaccattgaaaattagttaaattaacgTTCGATAAGCGTAATATAACAAACAATTTTGGACGGAAGGAGtaataatatgatgttgatGTTCTCTATTCTCTTATATGTTTTGTAATAtaagtatttttgtttttttattttctatttaaatttgaatttgattaaattttagttacgctttaaattttttttgaaaaaacattaaaaataaaaatttcgtTCATATCTAAACTCGAATAGAGAACTGTGGTGTATTAATAACTTTTAATACTTGGAAATTTGAATTGGAATATCTAATTCTTAAAATTAGTTTGTTGGAAGAAAAGATACAAGATGAGGCTCCTCCACAGCCCCTTACCTTCACCATCTCCACCATTGTTAACCTCTTTTTCACCAATTAAAGCTTCAATCTCTCCCAAAAAATCATCTTTCGTCTCTCATCATGAACCCCTTCAGCAACTTCTCTCAACTGGGGTTTCACTTGTTCTTTCTTTGGGGCTTCTTGTTTCTGCTCCTATTTCTATTGCTTTGGAATCCCCTTCACTTCAATCTTCTAACTCATCTTTGGAGGTGATTTGCCGAGAGAACGAGGGGGAGGAGGTGTATGAGAAAGACACTGAAGTATCCAAAGTGGTGAGCAATGAAAACATTGTGGAAGAAGCTTGGCAGATTGTCAATGACAGCTTTCTTAACACCAGCGATCGTCGTTCTTGGTCTCCTGAATCGTGGCTTGTAAGATGTTGTTTTTCTcttaaaaaacaagaaaatttaacttttttgagCTAAAGGGGTTCTTTTGCATATCAATTCTTGATAGCTATCTCATTGATTGTTTGGTATTTTGCTACCAGAGAATATGCTCTATTTATTTCATTCTAATTGtagcttctttttttctttttagctcTAGGGGTTCTCTTGCATATCAATTATTGTTTGGTATTTTGCTGAAAATATGCACTATTTCGTTCTAAGTGTAGAAtcttttttttaccttttagCTGAAGGGTTCTCTTGCATATCAATTATTGAGAGGTATCTCATATCTGGTTGATTGTTTCGTATTCTGCTGCCAGAGAATATGCTCTATTTCATTCTAAATATGGAACTATTCCTTCTTTTAGCTTAAGGGGTATTGAATTTGATGGTTTGCTTAGATCATCTACTTAGCttgtaaaaatacatacttGGAGCATATTTAGTATACTATTACTAGGagaatatatttaatttcattctatatgtatattggAATTCCTTTTATGGATTTAAATCTCTACTGGAAAATTCTCATCCAACATGGCAAAAGAGATGCTCTTAGCAATTTGGTGGGGGCTGGAGGTTAAGATCCATATTGAAATGTTCCCTGAAAATGCTGATTAGCTCTGTTGGTGGGGCAGGAATAAACGTATATTTCGTAAAATAACAGGAATTCTTTTTGGATTGTGTTAGCTACTTATCTTTACTGTAGGGTCATTGTAATGGATGCCTCGAATGAAATCAGCtacttcatcaaaaatattCGTATCATCATTAAAGCCATATGATTTTCTGGATTTGGAggaataacaaaaattatttctaagaaCATTGAAGTAGAAAATGTCAAACTAATTGTTGGAGGCATGGACTTAACGTGATGTGTAGTTTAACAAGGAAAACATCATGCATTGTTGGAATTGAGATTAATTAGTAGTCGGATTCTTGAAAATTGATGACTGAATATAatgtcaaatattttataatactgAAGAGATTTTAGTTTCTTTCTACTGTAGATAGTGCACTTAACTAGGATATGTAGTAATAGTGGCGGAATATAAGTCTTTCACCTAACTGCTCAGCAAGTCTGATGCAGTAAAGCGCATGgtgaaaaaaattctaattttgttgCTCAGCATGTCTAATGTGgataaaaatgtgataaatgaaCCAGTGGAAGCATTTTGCTAGCACTACATCATGTCTTTTCGAAAAGATCTGAGCCTTTTATGTCTCTGCTGACATCTTTTTTCTCCCTGGGTTCTTGCCTTCTCTTCATCCTACCTAGATCATTGCTCTCCCTATCATATTCTTTTGTATTGATATCAACTTAGAAGTATTCATGACTAAATATTTCGTTTTCTATGTTATTACCAGCAAAAGAAAGATGACATCTTAAGTTCATCAATTCAGACAAGGTCAAAAGCACATGATATCATCAAGCGTATGTTGGCTAGCTTGGGTGACCCCTATACACGGTTTCTTTCTCCTGAACAGGTAATAAGTCCTCTTTACATCAATATTTACGTCTGTATTGTTGAATTTGGTATGTATGTTTAAATTAGCATACAATTTTTAGAGGAAGACAGGATGTCTACCACATGGGAATACAAATCTTTTTTGGTTCGGTTCGTTACATAGGACTAGAAATTTTATTTCCGAGTTTAAACATTGCAAAGAGTGAAGCAATTTGGACGTATTCTTTCGTTTATAGGTTGATATAAATGTACTAGGGAAGTTTGGAAGAGGTTCGACGCTTCTTCGTTAGCATTAGTGATTTGAAGTTCCTTTACTTCTTTACATTATGTtctcaatttctctttttatgattccaatatatgtatgtattattAACCGTCCTGAATCTGTACGGATCTTTCATCTCATCCTCCTGCATTATCATCTTTCCATTTAATTGGATGAAACACAAATTGATGAAGCCATATGTTGTAGAGACGATAGTACTTCTCTACTTTCAGTTAAGAATGGGTATTGTATCGTACGTCATGAGATATATGATTTCTATTGATTCCTTCTTTTTTCAGTGTATCTTGCATTTCCTTAATTCAAATAAACGTCTTACTTACCAACTTTTTCCTTAATTCAAATAAACGTCTTACTTACCAACTTTCCAGTGTTCTTGTTCCATGAAATGTACTGCTTGTCATTGAAAGTTCTCCAAGATGGCTAGATATGATATGACTGGGATTGGAGTTAACCTCAGGGATGTTCCAGATGGCAATGGAGGTTCAAAACTGAAGGTTTTAGGGCTCCTATTGGATGGCCCTGCCCATAATGCCGGTGTACGACAGGTATGTCATTTACAGTCATTTACTAACAAAAGCACTTCCCTTATTTATTTTGCTTAGCTTTATGCAGtggttcttttcttttccctgTTGATGAAATGCTTAATATCTCGGTTATTGTAGTCATGATTACTTGATAATGCCAACAGTAGGGAATTTGTCTTTGTTATTTATGAATACGATTGAAAAAGGAGAGATAAGCTTTAAACTGGCAAACTAATGGCCTCTGATTCAATATAATTTTCCCTCAAGGTGTCCAGTCCTTCTCACCACACATACTTGGGGCCTTGCCTGTTAGTTTCGCAGGTGTCTTGTACTGCTTGATGgcttatgatatattttaagtGATGGAATTTTTCCATAGCTAAATATGTAGACCGCATGAAGATGTGTTATTTTGAAATGCTTACTTGAGACGAGGGTttatcggaaacaacctctctaccttcacAGGGTACGGAttcattgggtatgttgttgttgcatGAACATGTGCTATTTTGGCTGCAATTGAGTATAACATTAGCACATACTACTTCTTTACATTTTCTCTCCCCACTGAAAGTATCTGGGTTCACTTCAGTTTTCCCTATTCTAGTTTGATTTACCATTCAGTGAAAAATTAACATGTATCTTTCATGTGAACTCGTGGCAGGGAGATGAACTGATATCTGTGAATGGGGTGGATGTGCTGGGTAAATCTTCCTTTGAAGCATCTTCACTGTTACTAGGCCCAAATGGGACATCTGTGAACATCATGGTTGTGTTTCTGAACACTGCCGAACCTCAATAGGTCTATTTTTCAATGACATCTTCATGCTGATTCTCATGATGTGGTTGCAGGTTAAGCATGGAAATTGTGGACCTGTCCAGTCCATTGATGTGGAGAGGCAATCTATTGCTAAGACACCGGTTTTTTATCGGCTGGATCAGATTGAAAATGGCTCTACTTCTGTTGGTTATGTGCGCCTGAAGGAGTTCAATGCGTTGGCCAGAAAAGATTTGGTTACTGGTACGTATCTATTCTATATGCAGCCATATGTTGAATAAAATAACTGAAAGATGTAACTAGTTTAAGTGCTTTACTGAAGCACTTCAACAGAGAAACTAAAGCTACTTTTTACCTAAACTTTCGTGGTAAGAGTGTAACATTATGAGGACAACTCTTTCTAAAATAACGGGAGATGACAAATGCGAAGATGCTGACACGAGAAGTTAGCATTAACTGGaagatataaaatatgaaatgaaataCAGTTTTATTTCACTAGAGGGTTTCATGTAGCTAATGGCTCTGTCAGATAAACTGAACCAAGCTCCGCAGAAATTAAGTGGAAGCACAAAATTTAAGACATAGATGCCTGGTTAAGAGGTTTTGCATGTCTCTTGGAACCACTCTATGATGACTATAATTGCATTTTGTGGCTCTCAACACCGTCAAACCATCGGGATATAACATCTTCAGTTGAACTGCATTACATGTTATAATATCATTCATTAAGACCTGAATAACTAATGAAATGCCAAGAGATCGTGTATTATTGTATTCTGGATAATTTTTGTGTTGGCATTTAAAATGTATAGTCTGATTTGCTAAAAGTATTGCCATTCCAGAGATTTTACACCTGAGACATGGTCTGAACTCTTTCAGTTTCAGCAACCTAATGTGTATAAGCTTTCTGTGTGTAGTCTGTTTCTGAGATTGTCAAAACTTTCTGCAGCAATTAAGCGACTCGAAGGCATGGGTGCCTCATCTTTTGTTCTTGATCTCCGAGATAACCTTGGTGGACTAGTGCAGGTTTTACTTTATCCCTTCTTTGATTTGGTCGAGCTTGACAAGTTACTTGTTTAACAAGCGGTGAATTTTTGCCTTTCAGGCTGGCATTGAAATCGCAAAACTCTTTCTGAATGAAGGAGACACGGTAGTCATATTTCTCATCTTCTATATGGAGCATTAGCTATTCTGTGATTTGGTTATGCTTGATTATTAGCCTTAAATGCTTACTGTTCAGTAAGAAGCTTTTCTtctgaaatatatatattggcaGGTGATTTACACTGTTGGAAGGGATCCACAGAATACAAGGAATATTGTTGCAGAAGCTCCACCTCTTATTACAGCTCCAGTAATTGTAAGGCATATACGAGTCCACATCTCAGATGTCAACTCTAAAACAGCAGAattcttcaatattttctttcaattgcaTATTTTTCTTGTCATTGTTACAAGCCATTTGGTGATATCACTTGTGAAATAGAAGAATCCATCAAAGCTttcttcaaattacatttttccttcttttttttttttgaatgaacAATTCCATTAGTTTCATTCTAAATGAGAAATTCGGAAATTTCCTCTGTCAAAATGAAGCAGACTTCTTTGAGCAAAAACCCTTGTACTTTTAAGGTCAAGTGGATTGTAGATGTAAGTCAAAGTTTGTTTCTGATTTCGCTTTGCATTAAATTAAACCACATTTTGCCCCAATTTCTTTAAGGTATATTGACCACTGACATATTCAAAGTTTGCAGTTTTACCGTACAAGTCTAAGAAGTGTTAGATATTGACTTTTAGTGCTGTTATATGTCATGCTTCAGCATTAGCTTGAGTCTTTTCTTGAAGCTGTCACAAACTTTAATATTTGATGCCTTAAATTTGTTGAGGTTGGTAAGAGCAATGGATAAATGAAATAAACAGGTAATCATATATAACGTTTTGGTGGTTTGTGCTAACGTTTCCTGATTATAGAATCATAAGATAATTCATGGCTGAAACTTAAAAGAGTAGATTCCTTAAATTGGCTGAAGTTGCTATAGCAATGGATAAATGAAATAAACACCTGATATAAGATCAAACAAATTGATTTCGAGCTTACTGTTTCTTGACTGTAGAATCATAGAGAGGCTCTGGTTGTTGTTGCAAGTTCATGAAGATGTTCTTTTCTCTTCTAGTTCTCAAAAGTTACTATTTGTCTTACCACTCTGATGGATTTAGTAACTTCCAATGCAGGTTTTGGTTAACAAAAGTACTGCAAGTGCTAGTGAAATTGTGAGCTACTAATACTACATTGCCATACCAGTTCTTGAAGGGCTGAAATATTTTTGTCTAATTCATGAATTTCATTTCAGGTTGCAACAGCACTTCACGACAATTGCAGAGCTGTTCTTGTGGGAGACAAGACATATGGCAAGGTCTGAATTTCTAGTTACTTTGGTTTctcttttcaatatttgaacTTCTTTATTGGCATACTGGTTGGTATTATGCACATCTCTATAAATTGTAAAGCAACTTTTCTCAATGTCTCAACGGTAAACTATATTTATCTACTACTCCTCAGTCCTAAATTGTTAGCAGTATACTAGATATAGCATATCCAGCTATGTGGGGCTGCTTTATTTCCCCCAGAAAGTGTTTACAATCATCTACATGCATAGGTAGAACTAAAGAAATTTCTTGATGTTTCATTACCAtgatcaaaaattcaaaatgctGTGCAGTGTACACTCGTATTCTGATGATCTGATTGGATGTGAATCTTTACCATCACTCTTTTCTTAACCTACTTTCTGCTtttgcattattttatttcatttgccAGTCCTCAAACCGTTACAAAATCTTGATATAAACTCACTTTTGTTAATTCTTTATCATTGACAAAATAGCACGGAAGAATACATTGAATATGCATGGGACTTGGGAATTTGTCCGAGGCCAAAAATAATAGTTGAACAACTAATGCACATGAGGCTATGACGACCTTTCGTGCAACCCATTTAAGACCCACATACCCACTTTGCAACCTCTAGATTTCATAATCAACTGTGGCATATTCCGCTGGTTATGATTTTTTATGCGACCAAGATGAAGATAAAAGCTATTTGTCTAGACTGAGCTAACTATGCCCCTAATTAAGTCATCTCTTTTCACATCGACTTCATGCCCAGAGGCAAATTATGATTGCTAGATATTGCCAATTTATTCATTTTggagaaaaagtaatcaaatcaTTTGTTTCAAAGAAATAATCAATGCTTCCTGATTTCTCTGAACAGAATTAATTATGTCTAGCAGTTGAAATCTTTCCCTAACTACCAACCTAAAAATTTATCTTCTTGATGGTTTCCTAGTGCTGTAGTCCTGCTTATGTATAGGGGATCTAATTGAATCCTTAACTAATCTACTACAACTATTTGTTGTTGCGAGGACTAATAAACCTCTATTATGGCCAGTGTAATTAGCAGTCAAAGGGAAAACGGTTAGCATTAGTAATGATTAAAGTATTCATTTGTTCCGAAGAGGGGCACACTTAAGAACAGAGGAGTGGCTGAGTAGGAGCTCTCAACTCCTTCGTGTTCCCGATCTGCAGCATTTCTGTTGCAGCTCCTTTAAGACTACTTTATTTCTAAACACGTGTTCCTAGCAATTGCTACAACCATTGCAGTAGCTATTTTTGAGTAGTGTTGAGTTGTGCGGAGATGCATACGATTACACAGATCAAGGGGAAGTGTAGGAAGAAACACTATTCTTTGGGTAACTAGATCCAAAGGGGGTCTATTTCAAACTTCAAAGATACATACTTTGTAATCAGTTATTTTGAATTCTGTTGTTTTAGTTGTTGGGATTAGTTCCATGCAGTTGGCTGTATATGGCCTTTCTCTGTGAAGTTGGAGTAGCTTGAAAATTGATCTGAAGCCTACTAAATCTTTATATTGGTACTTGGTTGCTAGAAAATTTTGGTGTATGGAATGGTAGGTTTGCTGGTCTTCTTTCTGAGGGACAACATCACTGTATTCTTAACATCATTTCAGGGGCTGATTCAGTCTGTATTTGAGCTGCCCGATGGGTCGGGCGTGGTTGTAACAATTGGGAAGTATGTCACACCAAATCACATGGATATTAATGGCAATGGAGTTGAACCAGATTTCAGGAATTTTCCTGGTAAGATGCTCCTATTCACATCATTACATGTGTCAACAGCATTCTGTTTCTCTGaatataaaactatataatatttgCAGCTTGGAATGAAGTCAACAATCGTTTGTCAAAGTGCCACAAACAACAAGATGGATAAGGTAAGGgtttctattttcttcttcttgtttctttATTAACTTGTGGTTTCTTATCATGGCTCTTTCTGCCACATACAGCTCGCTCGTTTTCCTTTCAGTGTCATTCCGATTCATCATCATGACAGATGAATAACTTGGGGTAGTCCTTCGGTCGTGCAACACTCAGTTTGATATGATATTAACAGATGTTAACCTTCACAGTCGCTTAGCTTCACCCTTAGCCTGAGCATCACCAGGAAGAAACAAAGTACGTAATGCATACTCTTCTATTGCCTAGACATCCTCTTGAAGAACAAATCAGATCGATATCAGCAACTTTAATCTATCAAGATGCAGAACTGGCCATTGGATGATAAAATTAGTAGGCCAGAACCAGCTGAGTTGTgtcattgtatttattttactgATAGCAGGTGCCTATGGATGATAGTAGCACAAGTTTTGGACATAAATAACTAGCAATTTACCTGATACAACCAACAGTTCATATTGTACACACATTTTGAGTAAATGTAAATCAAtttgcgcctcattttgatgttCCCTAATAAGATGTACTTCTGTATGAACATCTGGTTGCACAAATTCTCATAATAGTCACTTCTAAGTGTCACCCAGACCACTGTTACTTTTCGGTAAAAAGACAATACCACAATCAGTTCCTTTGCCAGCTGAGTTGTGTCTCCAAAATTTTACGTAGCATTCGAAAAAAGTTCATCTCAAGGCCAAGGATTATTTTTGGGGCTAAGATTGAACCTCAAAAGTTTGTTAACACCTGAGGAAAGGGACAGGGACCAGAAAAGGTAAAGTTGAAGTTAccttaatttttcctttttgatgaTATAAAATGTAAAGTGTAGACATGACTCTACTATGCAGTAGAAATCTTGATTAGGCTGCCAATATGAAGTATGGTATCAAAATGCAAtattaatacaataaaaaagatgaaaaggtAAGCATTGTCTCATAGTAGTAGTTTTCTATAGGCTTTTCTTTAGACTGTTTGAATCTTTACACTTCATAAGATTGTCAAATATTCAACAAGCAAAGGAAAATTTGGCAAGATATCCCATAACTTTTTACCCTCAGAGCATAAAATGTAAAGCAATACCAAACTACAAAAACCTGTCATTTTCCCTTCTCCTCCTAACTTTACCTCTCCAGGTATTGTATAACAGTGAAAAGGTAGacagaaaaaaaagggaagaaaattgTAACAAACTCTACCACCATATTGTtgtgtaatatttttaaaaaatatctaattatgtAA harbors:
- the LOC101255755 gene encoding carboxyl-terminal-processing peptidase 1, chloroplastic, which translates into the protein MRLLHSPLPSPSPPLLTSFSPIKASISPKKSSFVSHHEPLQQLLSTGVSLVLSLGLLVSAPISIALESPSLQSSNSSLEVICRENEGEEVYEKDTEVSKVVSNENIVEEAWQIVNDSFLNTSDRRSWSPESWLQKKDDILSSSIQTRSKAHDIIKRMLASLGDPYTRFLSPEQFSKMARYDMTGIGVNLRDVPDGNGGSKLKVLGLLLDGPAHNAGVRQGDELISVNGVDVLGKSSFEASSLLLGPNGTSVNIMVKHGNCGPVQSIDVERQSIAKTPVFYRLDQIENGSTSVGYVRLKEFNALARKDLVTAIKRLEGMGASSFVLDLRDNLGGLVQAGIEIAKLFLNEGDTVIYTVGRDPQNTRNIVAEAPPLITAPVIVLVNKSTASASEIVATALHDNCRAVLVGDKTYGKGLIQSVFELPDGSGVVVTIGKYVTPNHMDINGNGVEPDFRNFPAWNEVNNRLSKCHKQQDG